Below is a window of Nicotiana tabacum cultivar K326 chromosome 19, ASM71507v2, whole genome shotgun sequence DNA.
AGGCCAGAAGCCTCTTTTTCCAGCTCCCCTATCCGTTCATCAAGTCGCCCCTCTCTGAGCTTGGCCATCTCTAGAGCACTCTCCCGCTTAGAACGAAGAATGCAGATCACGATCTCCAAAGCCTCCACTTTCCTCGCAACCCCTAACTAGGCCAACTTTGCCTCCTCTAAATCCGCTACCTTCTCAACGACCTCACCACTCAGAGCATCCACTTTGAGTTGACACTCCCCTAGCTCGGCGCGCAATGAGACCACTTGGGCTTGAAGATCGGCACATTGAGCCTCGACCCCCTTGCTCACCTCAAGATCTTCTTATTTGTCCCTTAATGCCCCCTCAAGAACACTGCATTTTTTGATGACTCTTACCAACTCATCATCCTTCTCCTTCAGTTCATCTCGGATAGCCTGGAAATTGTCGCTCTCACCGAACCGTCTGCAGATCTCGCGGTGTTTGTTACGGTAGTCACGATATTTTTGCTCTATCTTCTGAAAAATAGCCTTATGCATCTCCTCTCGTCGAGCGCTCTCAATCTCCAAAATAACAGTctgaaagaaagagaaacagaaaatgAAGAGTAAGAACAAAGTTTTGAAGTCGACATACAAAAACGAGGAGGGATCGAAAAACTTACCCTAAGAGCGAGGCCGGCTATGGTCCTAGATAAAGTGGCATCCTTCAGCTTTTCAAGGGTTTTACCCTCCACATGAGAACAGAGGGGACCAAGATAAGGGACCACGACCTCCGTGTCAACAAACAAATCCCGATCCACGGGGATCGCAATAGTCCGCGTGGTCCCCTCCAATCTCACCTCAAGATGGGTAAGTCCCTCCCCCATCATCCTCACCTTCTCGGCATCCATATCAGAGCCTATCTCGGAACCTTCCTCCACTACGTATTTTCCTTTTATGTCAGCCTTCGAAGAAGGATCCTCGGTCGGTCGCGAGGCCGATGGCTCGTCCTGTCGCAAGTCGTCAGGAACTCTCGCCGATGGCCCTTCAAATTCCACCACGGTCTCAGGGAGAGACGTGCCCTCTTCGGCTTTAGATGATGACGGAATCACGGGCGGTAATTCGGTGTCATCTTTAAGTTCTATGGTCGCCGTTTCTTGGACGACGAAATCCCCTATCACTGAATTCACCTCTCGGACAGCTCTTTCACCGACGTCCACTGATCTTCTCTTGCGGGGAAGCAAGTTGCTACTATTCGGCGATGATTCCTCTTCATCGTCCTCGTCTTTTAGATGATGCAAAGGGGAAGTCGAGAGTTCTGCTGCAGATGTAGGAACAGAAGAAGGAAGAAGGAACAGAAGCAGACGTTCGGGCAGGCCTGGTCGCAGTCATAATGGGAACAGACTCCGAAGAAGAAGCAGTCTTCCTCTTACGAAATGCAGGAGCAGGAGCCTCCGGTCTCCTAGAAGATTCTCAGGCTGAAAAAGAAAGATTAAAAGATTGTCACTTCCTATACAAAACTATAACGAGCAAGCGACTATGATGTCAAAACAGTatagataaaaaataatatatatatatatatatatatatatatatatatatatatatatatatatagatgaacTCACCGATCGCGGAAGACGCAGGCCCGAACTTCTTGAGAAAGGTCGGCCATTCACGAATCCCCACTGTGTGAGGCAGAACCTGGCTGACCCAGTCATGAATGTCCCCGACCAAAGGAGGAGGCGTAGTCTCAGCTGCACGAAGAAGGGACGGAATGTCAGACTATGACTAAAACAGGAAGAACAAATGTTTGAAATAAAAGGGATACTTACGGGCGTAATTCCAAGTCTCAGGGAATCCGCTCGCGTTGGCCACCACGTCCTTGATCTTCACGGAAAAGTAGTTGAGCCAGAACTGGCGATTTGccttgtcgtccatcttcaccaccagacaTTTACTTCCTCGGTGGCGAAGGTGCAACATCTTCCCCCTATAGAAACTCGGGACAAAGAGATGCATCAAGTGGCGGAGTGTGATACCGACCCCGGCCAACTCTGTATATTTCGTCAACATGCGGATAAACTTGTAGATGTATGAAGAGAGCTGAGTCGGGCAAACGTCGTCATAGCGGCAAAATTCCTCCGCCAATGAGAGAAGAGGAAAGGAATAGCCAACGTAGAAAGGATACGCATAGAATGCGCAATACCCGGGGTAGTGTATTTGTACCATATCGGGCCCCGCTGGGATCAGATCGATATGGGCAGAAATTTTGAACTTTGCCCTAAGCTCAGCAAGATCAACCTATTTCATCACCGATTCCGAGACCTCAGGGTCGTCCTCAGGCGTCTTCGAAAAGTCGGACCTAACTTTTTCACTACGAGGGATTATTTCCTCCACCGTAGAAAAATTCTTGTCTTCAATGGAAACAGAAACACTATCGCCATGAGGAGGCATACGTTCCGCCAAAGGGATAGGGTCAGTTGCCATGCCGGAACTAGAGGGTACATTAACCATATTTTCGAGAGAAGATGTTTTAAGTACAAAAGTGTTGGAAGCAACTGAAATCACCAGAATTAGGGGAGTGGGTACGCGATTACGAAGTAAAAAGAAGGCAAGGATTCAATAtgaagaagagagaagaaggcATAGAGATTCGATATTAAGAATATGCAAAACACAAACGAATGGTCTCATGTCCTTATTTATAAGAGTTCAAGCATCATGACCAAGAAATCAGGCCATCATTACCCAGCGCAGGTATCGAAACGGCAGGGGCACGAAAAACAACGCAGAGCATTGGGAAGACACGCCATAGTGACGCATGATGTCATGACATCATTCTGAAACAATGCGACCCCAAAGGTTGCGGTTCACGAAAGGTCATGTTGTCACCTCGTCTGAAACGCCACTACTTGACTTGCTCGCCCAATTTTGCCAACCACGATAAATAGAGTCCGCTCATCGAGGCCGTCTAGGGTCGGCCTTAATAAGCGgatggactaactgtataggcAAAAATATGCCCTAAGGATATTTAGCGTAATACGATGTTAAGGAAAGAGTCGGTTGAGTTCGACCTGGAAGAAGCAAGATTCTTGGCCGAGATGTCAATCATGACCGAGGTCGAGCATCGTGTAAAGAACAATAACGGCTAGTTTTCAAAATAGGATATTAGAGtgaatattctctgcacttgtactattagggtttgctAGGTATATGTGTCAAATatataagggaaaaagaaaagggaataGGGGATGTAATATTCATTTGATAAGAATACGTTTCAGAAGAAGACTCTCACtcttataaaaatataaagatcacATTTTTATCAAGATTCTTGCTCATATTATTCCACACATTTCTATCAGATCCGAGTATTGGTCAAGCAAATTTTGGATCtatctgtcattcatcattgtgagGAGAAACATTCGTCCAATTCATCCATTATTGGGTATATCTTTCCTcctatttatttaaatattatttattattatttattgctaGTCACACCTCTATTATTACTCACACTTTAAGAATAATTTGTATTTATTATCATCAATCTTTTATGGGATCTGTCCCCATCTCCCATACGTTTTTAAGACTTATATTTAGAGTTATTATTTGTAACTAGATTTTAATTCATTATTACTTAAATTTAATAGTTTAGCCGAGATTTAGACTTTCTGCTCAAACCGTTCTTATAGACATAACGGATGTGCTATTCTTTTCACTTGGCTTAAGAGCATATAACTTAATTTGATATGTATGCAAAGAGGAGTGGATCAAAAATAGCCACAACAAAAAATGTACTCCCAAGATTCTATTCCTTTACGTGAGTCACCGATCAATGGCTTTTCGGTAAAAGCGATAGCCCACAGCTTTCATGGTGATATCCGAAATTACCCTTAACGTCAcaccttatttccatttgttcccaCTCTTAAAATCATTCCTAGTTTAATTAAACATAGAGGGGTATTAAAGAGATTGTAGCTTCTCCGCACGGATAACCTCTCAAATCACAGCGGATGAAATGCCACGTGTCATATTCTCAGCCCTCTATTGCTCTGGGTTATATCGACGCCCACTGAGATTTTTATTTTTCCCGCTTTTcagaaaaaaacagaaaatatAAATGCCAATTTTCCACTGAAATTCGGATGAGGAACATCACTCCTACTGTTATCTCCTTTCTCTGCGcagattttagagagagaaattCAGTTTATTTCCTTAAAACGGATAACTAGTTCGTGTGAACGCAGAGAGTGTTGGTTGCCGGAAAACGTAGTCACCGGTGACAATGGCAATCGGTGCCGTTGTTTCTAACCGGAATTTCGGTTGTTTCGTCAGTTCAGGTAAACAATTCACCATTGCTAACTCGTGCTTTGGACTTTCGCTACACTAGTGTTTCTGCTAGCTGTTTAGCTGATTAATTTCAGTATACAGGAAGTTATGAATTTTGAGAAATAGTGAAGCAGTATACTCTATTGGATGCATGTAGCAAATTGATTGCATGTCTATTGATTTTGTGaatgtagttttttttttatgattaaaaatatttagtttttttcttttttgggctGAAAGTACTGTTTTGCCTCAGTACTTGAGTTAAATCTAGATGTTATACTGGTATCTAAAGGAATCTTTTGCATGCAAATGGATACTCATAGATTTTGTGTGACAAATATTTCAATTTTGGTCATTTGAGCGACTATATCAATGTTGAATTCTAAAACTGATTCAACTAAGACAAAGCTTAAATTAGTTACGGCTCGAAGATGTGTAACAGTGACTGTTTGTTTCTTTATCTCATTAATATTAGAGAATCATTTTGGTATTTCGTGCCTAGACTATAAACAGAAAAGAAGTCCTATTTTATCAAGATAACATTCGCAGTATAAACTCTCTGATCTCTTTGATGTTAAAATCTCTTGCacaatttctaaaggaatatccTTTACCACAAGCTATGGTGAAGTGATGGAAAATTTGATAAATAGTGGTTAACCCGACAAAACTAAGAGAATCTTGACTTCAAATTGGGTACATATGCAAATTAACTCATGATTTGCAATTAATTGGAGAGATATATGTGAATATTACACATGCAGGGAATCTTGTGATTCCTATTGGTCACGGAAATGCTGTAAGAAACTAAGCTGGTCTCTGGGTAAAGCGAGTAGTTCTTGAAAAGTGAAGAGCATTGAGTCttgtttctttttctctttcgcTTCACTTGTTGTTTTTGGGGAACACTCTGAATAGTGAAGTGCTGTAAAGATCAAAACGTTAGCCAGCACTTGTAGCTGCCAAAACTAAATTTTACACTTCGCTGAAGCCTTTTCCTGATTTTCTTCATCTACTTGATCTACTCAGTTCTTAGTATCTTGCATCTTCGTGGTGCCTTGGATAACAAATCAATGAACTGACTATGTCAACAGGCAGAGAGCAGTGTATTAGCCGTGGAGAACGATTGGGTTGTGCTGCTTTGAAGTATGTTCAGAGGAATATGTTATACAACGACCGGTGTCTCTCAAGGAGTGGCTTGTCGTACTCCGGTTGCATTTATAGGTCATATTCCCAATCTACTGGACCTTTGGATGGTAAATCTTTTGGATCAAAATCACCATTTTATGTTGAACTCATTCAACCTAACCGGTTTAGTGAAAGTTCTCATGTCATCAATCCTAGGCGAAGAACCAGAAGATGGGAATGTTATCTTTCCTCTGCTGACTCAGGTAACAGTTGGGTTCAACCAAGGAAGCTGGATAAGCTTGGTTTCATTGATGGACAAAAGCTGCAGAAAAAGCATGCTGCGGTAAATAGAACCCAAGCTGACTATAAATCTGATGAGTATGACATAACTGGAGCTTTGGAGTCTCTTGTGTCATCGGAAGGGGCAAGTGAAGCCATTTTGGTGGAAGAAGTTGAGCAATCAAAACCTTGGTGGGAGCAATTTCCAAGACGTTGGATTGTTGTACTGCTGTGTTTTGCTGCATTTTTGTTATGCAACATGGATCGTGTGAGCAATTCATCCAACTTTTATCTTGCTACTTAGCTTTCCATTCTGATCTTATGACCCCCTATAAGATGGACATTGTCATCCCTTTTTGGGATGTTTGAATGTATCGTTCATTGCTTaacttttttattaaaaaaaatacaccTAAGCATAGGTGTATTCAGGCACATGCCAAACTTTATGGCTACCACATTAATATTTTATATCCTATTTTTTCAATAATCACCATCAAAATTTGTTTACAAACATGGTTGTAAGAATAGCTACCTtgccttcaagtttttaattgcAGATTAAGTCACAAAAGTTGTTTAAGTTTTTTTCTTAAAAGAGAAATTATGTTTAAGTTCTTGAGATCTTAAGCTGAATGACAATGAATTTCTTCCTTCCATTCTTTTTCTATTCATCTGTTTGATATTATTGGAAAAAAGACCATATGTGATCCTTTATTACTGCCCTAACTCAGCTTCCACTTTGGTTTTAGGTGAACATGAGCATTGCAATTCTTCCGATGTCAAAGGAATTTAACTGGAACAGCGCTACGGTTGGTCTCATCCAGTCTTCCTTCTTCTGGGGCTATCTTCTCACTCAGGTTTTCTTCGCTTTAACACTATCTTGGTCTCTTCTAGTGCACGAACTCTTTCCTATTCTAGTATTAGTATTTGATCAATCTGTTGTATTATGGATGCGGTTTTCATGTACTCTGACCATGTCTCAACATAAGGTTTTATCTATTATTAATCTCTAAGCTAGCCTTAGAACTCTATTCTAGGTTGCCAGTGAAGAGGCACGAACACATAGGAGAATCAATTCAGTTTCTGATATGCTATTCTTATGTGCTAGATAAACCAATATCTTACTTTTGTTTATATGTTCTATATGCAGATTGTTGGAGGGATATGGGCGGACAAACTTGGTGGGAAGGTAGTGCTTGGCTTCGGAGTTGTCTGGTGGTCGATTGCAACTGTTTTAACTCCTATTGCCGCCAGAATGGGACTTCCATTTTTACTTGTCGTGCGTGCCTTAATGGGTATTGGGGAGGTTAGTCTCTATATGCATATTCCCAGTTTCTTCCAAAATCTTCTACGCAGCTGATTTTCCAAGCATTTTAAGTAGTCGTTAGACCAGTAAGTAGCCTGAATGTTCTTGTTATGGACATTGTAAGAGAAACCAGTTGTTTCACGCTTAGCTATACTAAGCATAGTGGATTTAAGAAGATACATCTCATAAACTTGTGGATCAATTTTGGGGCCTCACCGTACACTCTGATTCTTTTGTACCACAACTGTAGTTGGTAAGGAGTTAATTCAAGTATCGCATGCATAGTCTCTTGTTCTGACTATGTAAGTTCTCGTCAGGGTGTCGCGATGCCTGCCATGAATAATATGCTCTCAAAGTGGATTCCTGTCTCAGAAAGAAGCAGATCTCTTGCCCTAGTGTATAGTGGAATGTATCTTGGTTCTGTTACAGGATTAGCTTTCTCTCCTATTTTGATCCAGAAGTTCGGATGGCCATCAGTGTTCTATTCCTTTGGTTCTCTTGGAAGCATCTGGTTTGCGCTGTGGTTGACCAAGGTGAGTTTGTCTGCTTTTTCAGTATCTTTGACTTATGTTATTTTTATAGtctttcaaaattttcatgaCTTGTTATCATTATTTCTCCCTTTTCACAGTTTTGCTTAAGATAAGAGAACCCTTTGTGCTTCTAGTTGTGAAGTTCTAACAAAGCAACATAGTTATTAGTTTTCAACTTCTGCGATCATCCTTTAGGAGCGTCAGTTTCTTGTCAATGTATCTAAGATGTCTGGTTGTTATTTCCTTTCCATGATTTTTCATGGTTGAAACATCATTCCATGGTATAACATTTGTTATACGTTGACTATTTTGTTTTACAGGCATATAGCTCTCCAAAAGATGATCCAGGGCTTAGTGCGCAGGAAAAGAGGCTGATCATGGGTGGCAGTGTCTCTAAGGAACCTGTCTCTAACATCCCATGGAAACTAATTTTATCAAAGGCACCTGTCTGGGCCCTCATTATCTCCCATTTCTGTCATAACTGGGGAACATTTATTCTACTGACATGGATGCCTACATACTATAGTCAGGTATGTCTGATACTGCTGTCTGGCGCCATTCTTCTTGGAGTTAATTCTTTTCTTTGCATTTCATCATCCTGGAAAATGGAGaacaaaagaataaataaaactttattttttgTCTTCGTCCAAGTGGGATAttatttgattcatgcaccgTTTCCTGGAGACTAGCTGAACCGTAGATCTCAGAGATTCTATTAATGATACAGGATGCTGTATGGTTTTATGCCTCTGATTTCAGTCCTAGCAGGACAGGAAAACTGCACCCAATTACCTGATCCATTATGCAGTctgtttttatattttaaattgattttgCTGATTAACTGCCCAATTCCTTGAAAACTCTAATCAAGATTGTAATCattagaagaggaagaagaaatgtTTAATCAAACTCCAAATGGTTCTCGAATATAAACTTTAACATATTCAAGAAGTCACTCTTGTGACTATGCATGTACAGCTTTATTAATTATGCTGTCAAAGACTTCTTGAAGTAATTACAAATCCCGGGTACACTTGATACTTCAATTTATCTCACCTTCTCCTCTCTTCTGTTTCCTCTGATTTCCTTGGCAATTTACcattaataaaaataatgaaatttcACCAGGAATAACAGTAAAGATTGGTAAAGATGAACTCTATCTTAACATGCATGGTTATAGGAGTTAATCTAAGCATCTGAGCCTGGTAGCCGGAGATCTGGAATTCTTGCTTGACAAATAATTTGTGTTCATTTCAGATTGGTTTCGGCTAGTCTTCTGACATTCCATTTGTTTTGTGCatctgtttcttttctttttccgtGCTTCTGTGGAGTGTGATGTGACTGCCTTAGAGATTCCTTGTCAAGATAATATAAATCTCAAAATAACTTTAAGCACTTTGTGAGCCATCTTATCAGTCAATAATCAGCTATGCCTCAATCTCAAATTAGCTGGGTTGGCTAATCCATTTCGCTCGACTAATTATGCAAGTCCATTTTCTTGCCTTCTAATATCAATGTTTCTTGTGGTATCATGAAATATTTGTCTTGCTATCACTGATGACTCTCTTAGATGTTGAGAATCTTCAAGGCTCTAGAACTTGTAACCATAATGCTGAATCTGGAGTAATGATCTTGTGAAAATTTCAGTTACTCATATTCCAACTTGAATTTGGATATTGGTTCGTTTTGTCATACCTTTAGTGCTTGCCTTACTAGCTCTAGTGGATCTTGACATTTCTCTGTATTCTGTGGATTGAATTTATGAGGTTACGGGCTAAACTATCTGAAGTGACTCAATGCTAATGGATTTTTTGAAGACGGTACCGTATTTAGAACAAACTTTATTGTGCAAGCTAATTAAGGTCTTTCTCTCCAATCTTTTTATCTCTACAGGTTTTAAAGTTCAACCTCACCGAATCAGGACTACTCTGCGTATTGCCATGGCTGACCATGGCCGTATTTGCAAATGTAGGTGGTTGGATTGCCGATACACTTGTGAGCAAAGGATTCTCCATAACATCAGTTCGTAAGGCAAGGGCTTCATAAAACTCTTGTATAAAGTTTACTGTGTATAGCGTTATAGTTTAATCATCTAATGATGAGCATTACTTGAATTTATTTCGTTTCTAATAAATAACTACCAAAGTAAATTTGCAGATTATGCAATCTATTGGTTTTCTGGGCCCTGCTTTTTTTCTTTCACAATTAAGCCATGTGAGGACTCCTGCGTTAGCAGTGCTATGCATGGCATGCAGTCAGGTTGGTACCATAGGATAATGGAATGACATacttttgggagatttttgaagtCTGTTGATTagatattttgattttttgattttttgcaaGGGATCGGATGCATTCTCTCAGTCTGGCCTCTACTCTAATCACCAAGACATTGGACCGCGTTACGCTGTAAGTACCTCTACTGCCTATAAAAGCTTTATATGTTGATTGACATGTCTAGAATCGTTGTCCTACTTTTTTCCCGGTTAGTAGGTAACTGCGGTCCCAGGATGCAACTCGTGAACTTTATCTTATCACCATTGGTGGAAGTTCTTGTCTGGACACTGTTAACTATATTTTATGAATTAGTAATCATGAAAGAAATTTTATATCATGTTAGCTTGTTGGTTGATGGCTGTAAACCTCTGCTAACGCTTGCCTCAACCCATTATATTTTTCACAGAACAGTTGGACATTTTGTAGCTTGTTTTGAAATTTAGatgtttgaaatttttttatacATCTCCTCCCGCAGGGAGTGTTGTTGGGATTATCTAATACTGCTGGAGTGCTAGCTGGTGTCTTCGGTACAGCTGCAACTGGATACATACTACAAAAAGGTATTTATGTTGTATATTTTCTTATCAGCTTGGTGGTTCTGAATGAGAATGTTGGTTTTGAGTTTATTCATGACATTCCTGTATTTTCCTTCTGCAGGATCTTGGGATGATGTATTTAAGGTGGCTGTTATATTATACATCATAGGCACATTAGTCTGGAATTTTTTCTCAACTGGAGAGAGAATCCTCGAGTAGATATTAAAGGTTGCACGAAGGAAGCCTAGTGTAACTTGAGAAATCAGAAAAAGTGAAAATCCATCGGATACCTGGAAACGAGTTTTACTACAAGCATAAATTCCAGTTATGAGTACAAGGTGCTAATGCCCCCAGGTTTATACATAGAAAGTCCCCTGCAATGAGGTCCGTAAAACAATTTTCAGAGTTGCTTTCGGAAAGTTTCTCCTTAAAGGTGCTCTTTACTTGCATAAAACTTTGAACCATGCTTAGCAAAAAGCTATCTGGGTAATTTGACCTGTAAATGTTGGTAAATTTACTGGCATGGATTTTCCATAGAACACCTGATATGAAGTCTGGACATTTTTTTAGCTTAGTATTTTCCTT
It encodes the following:
- the LOC107827552 gene encoding ascorbate transporter, chloroplastic; translated protein: MAIGAVVSNRNFGCFVSSGREQCISRGERLGCAALKYVQRNMLYNDRCLSRSGLSYSGCIYRSYSQSTGPLDGKSFGSKSPFYVELIQPNRFSESSHVINPRRRTRRWECYLSSADSGNSWVQPRKLDKLGFIDGQKLQKKHAAVNRTQADYKSDEYDITGALESLVSSEGASEAILVEEVEQSKPWWEQFPRRWIVVLLCFAAFLLCNMDRVNMSIAILPMSKEFNWNSATVGLIQSSFFWGYLLTQIVGGIWADKLGGKVVLGFGVVWWSIATVLTPIAARMGLPFLLVVRALMGIGEGVAMPAMNNMLSKWIPVSERSRSLALVYSGMYLGSVTGLAFSPILIQKFGWPSVFYSFGSLGSIWFALWLTKAYSSPKDDPGLSAQEKRLIMGGSVSKEPVSNIPWKLILSKAPVWALIISHFCHNWGTFILLTWMPTYYSQVLKFNLTESGLLCVLPWLTMAVFANVGGWIADTLVSKGFSITSVRKIMQSIGFLGPAFFLSQLSHVRTPALAVLCMACSQGSDAFSQSGLYSNHQDIGPRYAGVLLGLSNTAGVLAGVFGTAATGYILQKGSWDDVFKVAVILYIIGTLVWNFFSTGERILE